Proteins from a single region of Nitrosarchaeum sp.:
- a CDS encoding aconitate hydratase, translated as MEIDTTPEFVTHIYNKSRENIQKYRKIIGRPLTLTEKILSGHFEQMAEKNLDGGKNYVFLIPDRVALQDVTGQMVMLQFMQADLKQTTLPTTVHCDHLIRAKVSGDADMKVALDENSEVFKFLQSAAAKYGCGFWKPGAGIIHQVVLENYAFPGGLMIGTDSHTPNAGGLGMLAVGVGGLDAAETMAGLPWELLYPKRIGVHLTGELNGWTAPKDIILKVAEELTVSGGTNSIIEYFGPGTNTISCTGKATITNMGAEVGATCSIFPYDQRMETYLKSTNREKIAELANQNKELLVADKEVEYNPEKFFDKVIEINLSTLEPHIVGPHTPDLARSISNLANDVKSNEYIDSISVALIGSCTNSSYEDMSRVASLAEQAKLKGIKSKIPLLITPGSEQIRSTIERDGQMDSLKDIGATVLANACGPCIGQWDRPELKTDEKNTIVTSFNRNFPGRNDGRRNTLNFIGSPEMIIALALSGRLSFNPLKDELIAADGSKFKLEPPKPAPEVPKSGFKIPEGIFVSPPENSSNVEVIIDPNSKRLQRLEPFLPWNGKDFVDFPIMVKAKGKCTTDHISPAGAWLSLRGHLDNLSDNMLLGAVNAFNDEIGKGKNILNNQLESFSKIARQYKEKGMRWVIIGDSNYGEGSSREHAAMSPRYLGCAAVITKSLARIHETNLKKQGILALTFSNPDDYNKIQEDDKISLIGLNNLEPQKPVKCIIKHKDGTNNEISLNHSYNKSQIEWFKAGSALNVLKNK; from the coding sequence GTGGAAATAGATACTACCCCAGAATTTGTAACTCATATTTACAACAAATCGCGTGAAAATATTCAAAAATATAGAAAAATAATTGGTAGACCTTTAACACTTACTGAAAAAATACTTTCAGGACATTTTGAACAAATGGCAGAAAAAAATCTTGATGGGGGCAAAAACTATGTTTTCCTTATTCCTGATCGTGTAGCATTACAAGATGTGACTGGACAAATGGTAATGCTACAATTTATGCAAGCAGATCTTAAACAAACTACTTTACCCACGACAGTTCACTGTGATCATTTGATACGTGCTAAAGTATCAGGTGATGCTGATATGAAAGTCGCACTTGATGAAAATAGTGAAGTCTTCAAATTTCTACAATCAGCTGCTGCCAAATATGGATGTGGTTTTTGGAAACCTGGTGCAGGAATAATTCATCAAGTTGTTCTTGAAAATTATGCATTTCCTGGAGGATTAATGATTGGAACTGACTCACATACTCCTAATGCCGGTGGATTAGGAATGCTTGCTGTAGGAGTAGGAGGGTTAGATGCAGCTGAAACTATGGCTGGGTTACCTTGGGAATTACTTTATCCTAAAAGAATTGGAGTGCACTTAACTGGGGAACTTAATGGATGGACGGCACCAAAGGATATCATCCTCAAAGTTGCTGAAGAACTAACAGTTTCGGGAGGAACAAATTCTATTATTGAATACTTTGGACCTGGAACAAATACAATTAGCTGTACTGGAAAAGCTACGATTACAAACATGGGTGCAGAAGTGGGAGCAACATGTTCGATATTTCCATATGATCAAAGGATGGAAACTTATCTAAAATCAACAAATCGAGAAAAAATTGCAGAACTTGCAAATCAGAATAAAGAATTACTTGTTGCAGATAAGGAAGTAGAATATAATCCTGAAAAATTCTTTGATAAAGTTATTGAAATTAATCTTTCAACATTAGAACCACACATTGTTGGACCACATACTCCTGATCTAGCAAGATCAATTTCTAATTTAGCTAATGATGTAAAGTCTAATGAATACATCGATTCAATATCCGTTGCATTAATTGGAAGTTGCACAAACTCTTCTTATGAAGACATGTCTAGAGTAGCAAGTTTAGCAGAACAAGCCAAATTAAAAGGTATTAAATCTAAAATTCCACTTCTAATTACACCTGGCTCAGAACAGATTAGAAGTACTATTGAAAGAGACGGACAAATGGATTCACTAAAAGATATTGGAGCTACAGTTTTGGCAAATGCATGTGGTCCATGTATTGGTCAATGGGATAGACCTGAATTGAAAACTGATGAAAAAAATACAATTGTTACTAGTTTTAACAGAAATTTTCCTGGCCGTAACGATGGTCGTAGAAACACTTTAAATTTTATTGGTAGTCCAGAAATGATTATTGCATTAGCTCTAAGTGGTAGACTTTCATTTAATCCTCTAAAAGATGAATTAATTGCTGCAGATGGTTCAAAATTTAAACTTGAACCACCAAAACCTGCACCTGAGGTTCCAAAAAGTGGATTTAAGATACCTGAGGGAATCTTTGTTTCACCTCCTGAAAATTCAAGCAATGTAGAAGTAATTATTGATCCTAATAGTAAACGACTTCAACGGTTAGAACCGTTTCTACCCTGGAATGGAAAAGACTTTGTTGATTTCCCTATAATGGTTAAAGCAAAAGGAAAGTGCACTACCGATCATATTTCTCCTGCAGGTGCTTGGCTATCCCTTCGTGGCCATCTTGATAATCTCAGTGATAACATGCTTTTAGGTGCAGTCAATGCATTTAATGATGAAATTGGTAAAGGAAAAAACATCTTAAATAATCAACTAGAATCTTTTTCAAAAATTGCTAGACAGTATAAAGAAAAAGGAATGCGTTGGGTAATAATTGGTGATAGTAATTATGGTGAGGGAAGTAGTAGGGAACATGCAGCAATGTCTCCTAGATATTTAGGATGTGCAGCTGTTATCACAAAAAGTCTTGCAAGAATACACGAAACAAACTTGAAAAAACAAGGAATTCTAGCTTTGACTTTTAGTAATCCTGATGATTATAATAAAATTCAAGAGGATGATAAGATTAGTCTTATCGGATTAAATAATCTAGAACCACAAAAACCAGTAAAATGTATCATTAAACATAAAGATGGAACAAACAATGAAATTTCTCTTAACCATTCTTATAATAAATCACAAATTGAGTGGTTCAAAGCTGGTTCAGCACTAAATGTTTTAAAAAATAAATAA